The genomic DNA GCCGATTCGGCCCCGCCTGCGTGGTGCTCTACCTGCCGCGGCACTGCGGTCAGTGGAGCGTGACGAAGCTGGCCGAGCAGTACGGCTGGACGCGCGCGCAGCACGCGTTGTTCGCGCGGTATGCCGCGATGCTCGTGGCCAGTGACCACATGCGTGACGAATATGCGCGCAACGGCATGACGGCATCGCGCATCGTGGTGAATCCGCTGTTCGCGGCCGAGGTGCCGCCACATCCGGCGCCGGCCCCCTCGGAATTCCGCGTGGTCTTCCTGGGTCGCATGACGGCGCTCAAGGGCGGGGACGTGCTCATCCGCGCCGTGGCGCGCGCGAACGCGCAGGTGCGCGCGCCGATCGCGCTGACGATGGCGGGCGACGGGCCGAGCCGCGAGGCGTGGCAGGCCCTGAGCGCGTCGCTCGGGGTGTCGGCAGCGTTTCCAGGGTGGGTGGACGCCGGCGAGCGGCAGGCGCTCTATGCTGCGGCGTCGGTCGTCGCGGTGCCGAGCCTGTGGCCGGAACCCTTCGGCCTCACCGGGCTCGAGGGCGGCGCCTACGGCGCGCCGGCGTTGGCGTTCGATGTGGGAGGCATCCGGGCGTGGCTCCGCGACGGCGTGAACGGGTGGTTGGTGCCGGCGGGCCACGGGGAGCGCGGGCTGGCCGATCGCCTCGTGGCCATTCAAGGACAGCCCGCGGAACTGCAGACGATGCGAACGGGGGCGCGCCGAGTGGCGGAGGAACTGTCGCTCGACCGGCACGTGGCCGGCGTGGAGCGCGTGCTGGCCGACGCGGGCGCGCGCGGGGCGGCGGCATGAACGGCACGTGGCATCTGATCACCGGGGAGTACCCACCGCAGCAGGGCGGGGTGAGCGACTACACGGCCACGCTGGCCCGCGCGTTGGCGGATACCGGGCGTGACGTGCACGTGTGGGCACCACCGGCGGCGGCTGCGTGGGGAGACGTCGACGGGCGCGTCCGCGTGCACCGGCTGCCGGACGTGTTCGGCAAACGCGGGCTCGCCCTGCTCACGCAGGGCCTCGACGCATGTCCGGATCCCCGCACACTGCTGGTGCAGTACGTTCCGCACGCGTTCGGGTCGCGCGGTATGAACGTGGCGTTCTGCCGGTGGGTGCAGCAGCGCGCCAGGCACTCGCGCGACGACGTCCGGGTGATGTTCCACGAGCCCTACTATCCGTTCGGGCTCTGGCCGCTGCATCGCAACGTATTGGCGGCGGCGAACCGTCTCATGGCCATGTTGCTGCTGTCGGACCTCCGTTCGGCCTACGTGTCCACGACCGCCTGGGCGCGGCGGCTGCGGCGCTATGCACCGCGCGCCCTGACCTTCGAATGGTTGCCCATCCCGGCCGCGATTCCCGTGGTCCACGATGCCGATCGCGTGACCGAGTGGAGGCGCCGCATCGCGCCCGTGACGTCGCCCCGTGTGGTGGGACACTTTGGCACGTACGGCGCGCTCATCACGCCGATGCTGGCGCCGGCGCTGGCGCAACTGCTGCGCACGGATGCCGAGGTCCGGGTGTGTCTGATCGGTTCGGGGAGCGAAGCGTTCGCCGCGCGGCTGACGGGGGACGCGCCGGCATGGGGTGCGCGCGTGACCG from Gemmatimonadaceae bacterium includes the following:
- a CDS encoding glycosyltransferase family 4 protein; amino-acid sequence: MRILCVNDGVGDAGGVQRYLTAVSGALRARGHDVALLHLDALRRADESPVGPDAAHFCVTQLGEEAALAAAARWRPTVVFSHNMRALSVEQRLVERWPVAKMMHGYFGTCIGGQKMHGFPGRVACGRRFGPACVVLYLPRHCGQWSVTKLAEQYGWTRAQHALFARYAAMLVASDHMRDEYARNGMTASRIVVNPLFAAEVPPHPAPAPSEFRVVFLGRMTALKGGDVLIRAVARANAQVRAPIALTMAGDGPSREAWQALSASLGVSAAFPGWVDAGERQALYAAASVVAVPSLWPEPFGLTGLEGGAYGAPALAFDVGGIRAWLRDGVNGWLVPAGHGERGLADRLVAIQGQPAELQTMRTGARRVAEELSLDRHVAGVERVLADAGARGAAA
- a CDS encoding glycosyltransferase family 4 protein, which codes for MNGTWHLITGEYPPQQGGVSDYTATLARALADTGRDVHVWAPPAAAAWGDVDGRVRVHRLPDVFGKRGLALLTQGLDACPDPRTLLVQYVPHAFGSRGMNVAFCRWVQQRARHSRDDVRVMFHEPYYPFGLWPLHRNVLAAANRLMAMLLLSDLRSAYVSTTAWARRLRRYAPRALTFEWLPIPAAIPVVHDADRVTEWRRRIAPVTSPRVVGHFGTYGALITPMLAPALAQLLRTDAEVRVCLIGSGSEAFAARLTGDAPAWGARVTATGQLAPADVSVCLQACDVMLQPYADGASGRRTTLMAALANGVAVVTNAGAATEDVWSSSDGVWLAPDATSTTLREAVTVLLDDEDARRRIATAGQVVYAQRFAIAHTIATLLARRSGAA